The nucleotide sequence TTGATACCCTAAAGGATATAGAAAACCTTTCTTCTCAAATATTCACACCGTATGAATTAAAAGAAGAAATATTTAACGAACTTAAAGATCCTCAAATAAAATTACTTTTAACAACTTTTAAAGAAAAACTTGAAGCACTAACAACTTTTAACAAGGATACGATCCTTGATACTATTAAACAAATAGGTAAAGACCTCAAAATTAAAGGAAAAGCCCTATACTTTCCTCTAAGACTTGCAATAACAATGAGCGAACAAGGAATTGAAGTGCATGAGTTCGTATATTTTATTGGACAAGAAGAAGCTATTTCAAGGCTTAACAAAGTTTTGGAGGCGTTAAATGCTTAAAATCTATAACGAC is from Caldisericaceae bacterium and encodes:
- a CDS encoding glutamate--tRNA ligase, with protein sequence DTLKDIENLSSQIFTPYELKEEIFNELKDPQIKLLLTTFKEKLEALTTFNKDTILDTIKQIGKDLKIKGKALYFPLRLAITMSEQGIEVHEFVYFIGQEEAISRLNKVLEALNA